One window of the Rufibacter radiotolerans genome contains the following:
- a CDS encoding adenylate/guanylate cyclase domain-containing protein, giving the protein MTFHIDFKGEKVIPVRAGQTVLDASLAAGIPHYHACGGKGQCTTCRVLVLHGKEHLSPLSSYEKTIKTVRKFPDNVRLACQSFVTGEGVQVQRLIKDDTDRYIFINGAEESSLTEVMGVRRKLALFFIDIRNFTPFIESHLPFDVIHIMRRIFTLVRNAIDHYGGQIIDTAGDGLYAVFGLDSKIRKATEAAVLAGIKILEDIKIFNNTYMRPYFHHAFEVGIGVHVGKVIYGNVGIGLNNNLTVMGYPVNVAARLQAATKELNNSFIISERAYGLLRNPPYAPDAALLNLKGVSKALEVRLIGKPYEHGVAGETPA; this is encoded by the coding sequence ATGACTTTCCATATTGATTTCAAAGGTGAAAAAGTGATTCCGGTAAGGGCGGGGCAAACCGTGCTGGACGCTTCTTTGGCGGCGGGCATTCCGCATTACCATGCCTGCGGCGGAAAGGGCCAGTGCACTACCTGCCGGGTATTGGTGTTGCACGGCAAGGAGCATCTCTCGCCCTTGTCTAGCTATGAGAAAACCATCAAAACCGTCCGCAAATTTCCGGATAATGTGCGGCTGGCCTGCCAGTCTTTTGTGACCGGCGAAGGGGTGCAGGTGCAACGCCTCATCAAAGATGACACCGACCGCTACATCTTCATCAACGGCGCCGAGGAAAGCAGCCTCACCGAGGTCATGGGCGTGCGCCGCAAGCTGGCTCTGTTCTTCATTGATATCCGTAACTTTACCCCGTTTATTGAGTCACATCTGCCTTTTGACGTGATCCATATCATGCGTCGCATCTTTACCTTGGTGCGCAATGCCATAGACCACTACGGCGGGCAGATCATTGACACCGCCGGCGACGGCCTGTATGCCGTTTTCGGGTTAGACTCCAAAATCAGGAAAGCCACCGAGGCCGCCGTGCTGGCGGGCATCAAGATTCTGGAGGATATTAAAATCTTCAACAACACGTACATGCGGCCTTACTTCCACCATGCCTTTGAAGTGGGCATTGGCGTGCACGTGGGCAAAGTAATCTATGGCAACGTAGGCATTGGCCTAAACAACAACCTCACCGTTATGGGCTATCCTGTGAACGTGGCCGCCCGGCTGCAGGCCGCTACCAAAGAACTAAACAACAGCTTTATCATTTCTGAAAGGGCTTACGGCCTGCTACGGAACCCGCCCTACGCCCCAGACGCCGCCCTCCTGAACCTTAAAGGCGTGAGCAAAGCCCTGGAGGTTCGCCTCATTGGAAAGCCTTATGAACACGGAGTGGCAGGCGAAACGCCAGCATAA
- a CDS encoding GNAT family N-acetyltransferase, whose amino-acid sequence MELDLKDNTAAHRFETTLEGHTAFITYKLRPGVITVLHTEVPPELEGRGVGSAMIKHVLEHIALENLKLVPLCPFMKAYLKKHPEYQYLVKEKS is encoded by the coding sequence ATGGAACTTGACCTAAAAGACAACACCGCCGCCCACCGCTTTGAAACCACCCTGGAGGGCCATACCGCGTTTATCACCTACAAATTGCGGCCGGGCGTGATCACGGTGCTGCACACCGAGGTGCCGCCTGAACTAGAGGGCCGGGGCGTTGGCAGCGCTATGATCAAACACGTGCTGGAGCATATCGCCCTGGAAAACCTGAAGCTAGTCCCGCTATGCCCTTTCATGAAAGCGTACCTTAAAAAGCACCCCGAGTACCAATACCTGGTCAAAGAAAAAAGCTGA
- a CDS encoding sensor histidine kinase, which translates to MGFKNFRLQVVGRVLLLVVSVFLFFRLDFKASLMATQVGLGVLIVGQTIALIVYIERTTKRLIKFLNTIKYDDFSEVFSSRGEGKVFDELYARYNDVIKKFRDIRAEKEATTQYFQAVVQHIGIGILTFKKTGEVQLINNAAKRLLQVPHLTHLDHLQADAPHVREQLLTLPAGQSVVLKLKHGKEQVPVSIFMVDLVMRGEDFRLASIQNIQRELEEKEMEAWQNLIRVLTHEIMNSVTPISSLAGSVAADIDDYLEAQPGTQIQLPREETEDLGLALKTIEKRSQGLVRFVHDFRSLARVPVPKKQLFGLQEMFKELQLLFQEELAHEHIGLEVNCPATLQVLADRQLLEQVLINLIRNAIHALADQPAKTLQLDAFPDQDSRVVIQVTDNGSGIAEEAQEQIFLPFYTTKPTGTGIGLSLSKQIMRLHKGTLTVSSELGMGTTFTLRF; encoded by the coding sequence ATGGGCTTTAAGAATTTCCGGCTGCAAGTGGTGGGGCGGGTGCTCCTGCTGGTGGTCTCTGTGTTCCTGTTTTTCAGGTTAGATTTTAAGGCCTCGCTGATGGCCACGCAGGTGGGGCTGGGCGTGTTGATTGTGGGGCAGACCATTGCGCTAATCGTCTACATTGAACGCACCACCAAGCGCCTCATCAAGTTTCTGAACACCATTAAGTACGATGATTTCTCTGAGGTTTTCTCCTCGCGCGGCGAGGGCAAAGTCTTTGACGAGCTCTACGCGCGCTACAATGACGTGATCAAAAAGTTCCGGGACATCAGGGCCGAGAAAGAGGCGACTACCCAGTACTTCCAGGCGGTGGTGCAGCACATAGGCATTGGTATTCTCACCTTCAAAAAAACGGGCGAAGTACAGCTTATCAACAATGCCGCCAAGCGCCTGCTGCAGGTCCCGCACCTCACCCATCTGGACCACCTTCAGGCAGACGCGCCCCATGTACGGGAACAGCTCCTGACGTTGCCGGCCGGGCAGAGCGTGGTTCTCAAGCTCAAGCACGGCAAGGAGCAGGTGCCGGTCTCTATTTTCATGGTGGACCTGGTCATGCGCGGCGAGGATTTTAGGCTGGCCTCCATCCAGAATATCCAGCGGGAGCTGGAGGAAAAAGAGATGGAAGCCTGGCAGAACCTCATACGCGTGCTTACCCATGAGATCATGAACTCCGTGACGCCTATCTCCTCCCTGGCCGGCAGCGTGGCCGCCGATATTGACGATTACCTGGAGGCGCAGCCCGGTACGCAGATCCAATTGCCCCGCGAGGAAACCGAAGACCTGGGCCTGGCCCTGAAAACCATTGAGAAAAGAAGCCAGGGCCTGGTGCGGTTCGTGCATGATTTCAGGAGCCTGGCGCGGGTGCCGGTGCCTAAAAAGCAACTGTTTGGGTTGCAGGAAATGTTCAAGGAGCTGCAGCTGCTGTTCCAGGAAGAACTGGCCCATGAGCATATTGGGCTGGAGGTAAACTGCCCCGCCACGCTGCAGGTGCTGGCAGACCGCCAACTGCTGGAGCAGGTCCTGATCAACCTCATCAGGAACGCCATCCATGCCCTGGCAGACCAGCCCGCCAAAACCCTGCAGCTAGATGCTTTCCCAGACCAGGACAGCCGGGTAGTGATACAGGTCACTGACAATGGCAGCGGCATTGCCGAAGAAGCCCAGGAGCAGATCTTTTTGCCTTTCTACACCACCAAACCTACCGGGACCGGCATTGGCCTGAGTCTGTCCAAGCAGATCATGCGCCTTCACAAGGGCACGCTTACGGTAAGCTCAGAACTGGGCATGGGTACCACGTTCACCCTGCGTTTTTAG
- a CDS encoding ring-cleaving dioxygenase: MENRILGLHHITAIAGSAKKNLDFYTKTLGLRLLKKTVNFDDPGTYHLYYGDEKGSAGTVLTFFPYEGARRGSSGTGMATSIGYAVPEGSFDFWMKRFEAHNVLYNKPSEKFGEKYLAFLDPDGLKLELVIPRNPDNRTPWTTQEVSADVATRGFHSVALTLKDIKATAAILTDIFGYTLLEKSGNRYRYITDAVAHAAIIDLVELPNEARGIGGAGTNHHIAFRVKDEATLMEFRKKVAAAGHNITEKIDRNYFYSLYFREPGGVLFEIATDNPGFGIDEEWDKLGSSLLLPPQYEASRAKIEAVLPSLD, encoded by the coding sequence ATGGAAAACAGAATTTTAGGCCTGCACCATATCACGGCCATTGCCGGCAGCGCCAAGAAGAACCTTGATTTTTACACCAAAACCCTGGGCCTTCGCCTGCTCAAGAAAACCGTCAATTTTGATGACCCCGGCACCTACCATCTCTACTACGGAGATGAAAAAGGCAGCGCTGGCACCGTGCTCACCTTCTTCCCTTACGAGGGCGCCCGCCGCGGAAGCTCCGGTACCGGCATGGCCACCAGCATTGGCTACGCGGTGCCCGAAGGCAGCTTTGATTTCTGGATGAAGCGCTTTGAGGCCCACAACGTCCTCTACAACAAACCCTCTGAGAAGTTCGGGGAGAAGTACCTGGCTTTTCTGGACCCAGACGGCCTGAAACTGGAGCTAGTCATCCCCAGGAACCCAGATAACCGCACGCCCTGGACCACCCAAGAAGTGAGCGCCGACGTGGCCACCAGAGGTTTTCACAGCGTGGCCCTTACCCTGAAAGATATCAAGGCAACCGCGGCTATCTTAACCGATATCTTTGGCTACACCCTGCTGGAGAAAAGCGGCAACCGCTACCGGTATATAACAGATGCGGTAGCCCACGCGGCCATCATTGACCTGGTGGAACTGCCCAATGAGGCCCGCGGCATTGGCGGGGCCGGCACCAACCACCACATCGCGTTCAGGGTGAAGGACGAGGCCACCCTCATGGAGTTTAGAAAGAAAGTAGCCGCCGCTGGCCACAACATCACCGAGAAGATTGACCGCAACTACTTCTATTCCCTGTACTTCCGGGAGCCGGGCGGGGTGCTATTTGAGATAGCCACCGACAACCCGGGCTTCGGTATTGACGAGGAATGGGACAAGCTGGGTTCCAGCCTGCTGTTGCCGCCGCAGTATGAGGCCAGCCGGGCCAAGATTGAGGCCGTTTTGCCTAGCTTAGACTAA
- a CDS encoding sigma-54-dependent transcriptional regulator, with amino-acid sequence MEQTLGKILIIDDNEDILFSAKMLLKKYAQQVIIEKDPRKIPFLLNQDTYDLILLDMNFMEDTTSGNEGFYWLKEILARDPAAVVIMITAFGDVEMAVRALKEGATDFVLKPWQNEKLIATLSAASKLKTSYKEISTLKKANSALASQLSQGVNLVTGNSPAMQQLLHLMNRVAKTDADVLLLGENGTGKEVIARTLHQQSARADKVFISVDMGSLTETLFESELFGHKKGAFTDAKEDRIGRFEMANGGTLFLDEIGNLSLAMQAKLLTVLQRREVIRVGTGQPIPINVRLICATNMPLQQMVQQGRFRQDLLYRINTIELHLPPLRERLEDLPLLVDYFLKRYAQKYKQPAKTVSAAALERLRRYDWPGNIRELEHVLERASIISENQVLQPQDFFFLQTQQNTLAEPQSQTHNLDEVERATVVKAMGKHDGNISKAAKELGLSRASLYRRLEKYGL; translated from the coding sequence GTGGAACAGACCTTAGGTAAAATCCTGATCATTGATGACAACGAAGACATTCTCTTCTCTGCCAAGATGCTCCTGAAAAAGTATGCCCAGCAGGTGATCATTGAAAAAGACCCGCGTAAGATTCCCTTCCTCCTTAACCAGGATACTTATGATTTAATCTTGCTGGACATGAACTTCATGGAAGACACCACCAGTGGCAATGAGGGCTTTTACTGGCTCAAAGAAATTCTGGCCCGTGACCCCGCAGCGGTGGTGATTATGATCACGGCGTTTGGCGATGTGGAGATGGCGGTTAGGGCGTTAAAGGAAGGCGCCACCGATTTTGTGCTCAAGCCCTGGCAGAACGAGAAACTCATTGCCACGCTCTCGGCGGCGTCTAAGCTCAAAACCTCCTACAAAGAAATCTCCACCCTCAAGAAAGCCAACTCGGCGCTGGCCTCACAGCTGAGCCAGGGCGTAAACCTGGTCACCGGCAATAGCCCAGCCATGCAGCAGTTGCTTCATCTCATGAACCGAGTGGCCAAAACCGATGCAGACGTGTTGCTCCTGGGCGAGAACGGCACCGGTAAGGAAGTGATAGCCCGAACGTTGCACCAGCAATCGGCGCGTGCCGACAAAGTATTCATCTCCGTTGACATGGGTTCGCTCACTGAGACCCTCTTTGAAAGCGAATTGTTCGGGCACAAGAAAGGCGCCTTCACCGATGCCAAAGAAGACCGCATTGGCCGCTTTGAGATGGCCAATGGCGGCACGTTATTTTTAGACGAGATTGGCAACCTGTCCCTGGCCATGCAGGCCAAACTGCTCACCGTGTTGCAACGCCGCGAAGTCATCAGGGTAGGCACCGGTCAGCCCATTCCCATTAACGTGCGCCTGATCTGTGCCACCAACATGCCGCTGCAGCAGATGGTGCAGCAAGGGCGGTTCCGGCAAGATCTGCTGTACCGCATCAATACCATTGAGCTGCACCTGCCGCCGTTGCGTGAGCGCCTGGAAGACCTGCCGCTGCTGGTAGACTACTTCCTGAAACGCTACGCCCAGAAATACAAGCAACCCGCCAAAACGGTGTCGGCGGCGGCGCTGGAACGCTTGCGGCGCTATGACTGGCCCGGCAACATACGGGAGCTGGAGCACGTGCTGGAGCGGGCCTCTATCATCTCAGAGAACCAGGTGCTGCAGCCCCAGGATTTCTTCTTCCTGCAAACGCAGCAAAACACCCTGGCAGAGCCGCAGTCCCAGACGCATAACCTGGATGAGGTAGAGCGGGCCACGGTGGTCAAGGCCATGGGCAAGCACGACGGCAACATCTCCAAGGCCGCCAAGGAACTGGGCCTTTCCCGCGCCTCTTTGTACCGCAGGCTGGAGAAGTATGGGCTTTAA